Proteins encoded together in one Luteimonas fraxinea window:
- a CDS encoding PA4780 family RIO1-like protein kinase, with amino-acid sequence MKIPQGLQPLIEDGIIDAVLRPLKSGKEASVYVVQVGDEVRCAKVYKDMAQRSFQARVQYQEGRKVRGSREQRAMGKATKFGRREQEAAWKTTEVDALYALADAGVRVPQPYGFFHGVLLMDLVTDAEGFSAPRLAEVDLEPDQAREWHLMLVRDIVRMLVLGMVHGDLSEYNVLATPDGPVLIDFPQVVSAAGNNAARDMLLRDVHNVRDTLARFAPELADTHYGEEMWALYEAGDLKADTPLTGTFVFDTRKADTGAILWSIEDARQEAVIRQQGREEDDETD; translated from the coding sequence ATGAAGATCCCGCAGGGACTGCAGCCACTGATCGAGGACGGCATCATCGATGCTGTGCTGCGACCGCTCAAGAGCGGCAAAGAGGCTTCGGTATATGTCGTCCAGGTCGGCGACGAGGTGCGTTGCGCGAAGGTCTACAAGGACATGGCGCAGCGCAGTTTCCAGGCGCGCGTGCAGTACCAGGAAGGCCGCAAGGTCCGTGGCAGCCGCGAACAGCGTGCGATGGGCAAGGCGACCAAGTTCGGCCGTCGCGAACAGGAAGCCGCGTGGAAGACCACCGAGGTCGATGCGCTCTACGCCCTGGCCGATGCCGGCGTGCGCGTGCCGCAGCCTTACGGCTTCTTCCACGGCGTGCTGCTGATGGATCTGGTCACCGACGCCGAAGGTTTCAGCGCGCCGCGTCTGGCCGAAGTGGATCTCGAGCCCGACCAGGCCCGCGAATGGCATCTGATGCTGGTGCGCGACATCGTGCGGATGCTGGTGCTGGGCATGGTCCATGGCGATCTGTCCGAGTACAACGTGCTGGCGACGCCCGACGGACCGGTGCTGATCGATTTCCCGCAGGTCGTCAGCGCGGCCGGCAACAACGCCGCGCGCGACATGCTGCTGCGCGACGTGCACAACGTGCGCGACACGCTCGCGCGCTTCGCGCCGGAACTCGCCGACACGCATTACGGCGAGGAGATGTGGGCGCTGTACGAAGCGGGTGATCTGAAGGCCGATACACCGCTGACCGGCACGTTCGTGTTCGACACGCGCAAGGCCGACACCGGCGCGATCCTGTGGTCGATCGAGGACGCGCGCCAGGAAGCGGTGATCCGCCAGCAGGGCCGCGAAGAGGACGATGAAACCGACTGA
- a CDS encoding S46 family peptidase has product MPLRRPATAALAAGLALSAVTAHADEGMWMPTQLPDIAKPMREAGFRGRADALADVTAPPLSAVVKVGGGTGAFVSDEGLLLTNHHVAYGVIQYNSSAERNIIDGGFIAEGRGDERPSNPDFRVLVTVGFDKVTDEVLADARGKTGRAYFDAVDAAGKRIVAACEQSGEVRCSVANMYYGTDFYRIRQLELRDVRLVYAPPRAIGNYGDEIDNFMWPRHTGDFILLRAYVGRDGKPADYSADNVPYAPPAHLQIARGGLHSGDYAMLAGYPGTTFRHRTAAEFDAHVARVLPQRVTVFDALIDAVETAGADDADIRTRYASQLQSLKNNRKRAAGELEGLLRSDAVRLRGEDEAAMLAATTGEDATDIAALQAILGQADAAAARDQLLTLVASQTQLLRSALLLERLRIESAKADDAARETGYQRRDHALIEGVLRQAQRRYAPSAEKAVLGVLVGRYQQLPDAQRLPAFDAAFGRTPESLKTALDTVYARTTLGDEAQRLSRFADARAGRPLADDPLLALAAQLVAAQLDAEDARKTREGEQLRLRPAYMRALFAWRAQQGRAVYPDANGTLRVSYGKVEALAPRDAVAFSPVTTVAGIVEKHTGQVPFDVPQPLLDAIAKGDFEGTAEASLGTQPVNFLTNLDTTGGNSGSPVLNARGELVGLNFDSNWESVSASWWFDPRYKRAIHVDMRYMRWLMAKVYPAPALLEEMGLRAR; this is encoded by the coding sequence ATGCCGCTCCGCCGTCCCGCCACCGCCGCGCTTGCCGCTGGCCTCGCCCTGTCCGCCGTGACCGCACACGCCGATGAAGGCATGTGGATGCCGACCCAGCTGCCCGACATCGCCAAGCCGATGCGCGAGGCGGGTTTCCGAGGTCGCGCCGATGCGCTGGCCGACGTCACCGCGCCGCCGCTCAGCGCCGTGGTCAAGGTCGGTGGCGGCACCGGCGCCTTCGTCTCCGATGAAGGCCTGCTGCTGACCAACCACCACGTCGCCTACGGCGTGATCCAGTACAACAGCAGCGCCGAGCGCAACATCATCGACGGCGGTTTCATCGCCGAAGGCCGCGGAGACGAGCGTCCGTCGAACCCGGATTTCCGCGTGCTGGTGACAGTCGGCTTCGACAAGGTCACCGACGAAGTATTGGCTGATGCCCGCGGCAAGACCGGGCGCGCGTACTTTGATGCGGTGGACGCCGCCGGCAAGCGCATCGTTGCCGCGTGCGAGCAATCGGGCGAGGTGCGTTGCAGCGTCGCCAACATGTATTACGGCACCGATTTCTATCGCATCCGTCAGCTGGAGCTGCGCGACGTGCGTCTGGTCTATGCGCCGCCGCGTGCGATCGGCAACTACGGCGACGAGATCGACAACTTCATGTGGCCGCGCCACACCGGCGATTTCATCCTGCTGCGCGCCTATGTGGGCCGCGACGGCAAGCCGGCCGACTACAGCGCTGACAACGTGCCGTACGCACCGCCGGCGCACCTGCAGATCGCCCGCGGCGGCTTGCACTCCGGCGATTACGCGATGCTCGCCGGCTATCCGGGCACGACCTTCCGGCATCGCACCGCGGCCGAGTTCGATGCCCATGTCGCGCGCGTGCTGCCGCAGCGTGTGACGGTGTTCGATGCGCTGATCGACGCGGTCGAGACCGCGGGCGCCGACGATGCCGACATCCGCACCCGCTACGCCTCGCAGCTGCAGTCACTGAAGAACAACCGCAAGCGCGCCGCCGGTGAGCTGGAAGGCCTGCTGCGCAGCGACGCCGTGCGCCTGCGTGGCGAGGACGAGGCCGCGATGCTGGCCGCGACCACGGGCGAAGACGCGACCGACATCGCCGCGCTGCAGGCGATCCTCGGCCAGGCCGATGCCGCGGCTGCGCGCGACCAGTTGCTGACCCTCGTCGCCAGCCAGACCCAGCTGCTGCGCTCTGCGCTACTGCTCGAACGCCTGCGCATCGAATCGGCGAAAGCCGACGATGCCGCGCGCGAGACCGGCTACCAGCGGCGCGACCACGCGCTGATCGAAGGCGTGCTGCGCCAGGCGCAGCGTCGCTACGCGCCGTCGGCGGAGAAGGCCGTGCTCGGCGTGCTGGTCGGCCGCTACCAGCAGTTGCCGGACGCGCAGCGCCTGCCAGCGTTCGACGCCGCGTTCGGCCGCACGCCCGAATCGTTGAAGACGGCGCTGGACACGGTCTATGCGCGCACGACACTGGGTGACGAGGCGCAGCGCCTGTCGCGGTTCGCCGATGCCCGCGCCGGTCGTCCGCTGGCCGACGATCCGCTGCTCGCACTGGCCGCGCAGCTGGTCGCTGCGCAGCTCGATGCCGAGGACGCGCGCAAGACCCGCGAAGGCGAACAGCTGCGGCTGCGCCCGGCCTACATGCGTGCGCTGTTCGCATGGCGCGCGCAGCAGGGCCGCGCGGTGTATCCGGATGCCAACGGCACGCTGCGCGTCAGCTACGGCAAGGTGGAAGCACTGGCACCGCGCGATGCGGTGGCGTTCTCGCCGGTGACCACCGTCGCCGGCATCGTCGAGAAGCACACCGGGCAGGTGCCGTTCGACGTGCCGCAGCCGCTGCTCGATGCGATCGCCAAGGGCGATTTCGAAGGCACCGCGGAAGCTTCGCTCGGCACCCAGCCGGTGAACTTCCTGACCAATCTCGACACCACCGGCGGCAACTCCGGCTCGCCAGTGCTCAATGCGCGCGGCGAACTGGTCGGCTTGAACTTCGACAGCAACTGGGAGTCGGTCAGCGCCAGCTGGTGGTTCGATCCGCGCTACAAGCGCGCGATCCACGTCGACATGCGCTACATGCGCTGGCTGATGGCCAAGGTGTATCCGGCGCCGGCGCTGCTCGAGGAGATGGGGCTGCGGGCGCGCTGA
- a CDS encoding YaeQ family protein, with amino-acid sequence MAPKATVYKAELQVTDMDRHYYASRDLVLAQHPSETEARLMVRLITFALFADERLEFGRGLSNEEEPDLWRRDYTGDIEQWIDLGQPDESRIRKASGRSRQVVVVNYSGNAAQIWWDRIANSLTRLKNLTVVDLDPAKIDEAVGLLQRSMRLTAMIQDGELQLMSESETVTMIPVWRVRPAES; translated from the coding sequence ATGGCGCCCAAGGCCACCGTCTACAAAGCCGAACTCCAGGTCACCGACATGGACCGGCATTACTATGCTTCGCGCGATCTCGTGCTGGCGCAGCATCCGTCGGAAACCGAAGCGCGTCTGATGGTGCGGCTGATCACCTTCGCGCTGTTCGCCGATGAACGCCTCGAGTTCGGCCGCGGCCTCAGCAACGAGGAAGAACCGGATCTGTGGCGCCGCGATTACACCGGCGACATCGAGCAGTGGATCGACCTCGGCCAGCCCGACGAAAGCCGCATCCGCAAGGCCAGCGGCCGCTCGCGCCAGGTCGTGGTGGTGAACTACAGCGGCAACGCCGCGCAGATCTGGTGGGACCGGATCGCGAACTCGCTGACGCGTCTGAAGAACCTCACCGTGGTCGATCTCGATCCGGCGAAGATCGATGAGGCGGTCGGCCTGCTGCAGCGGAGCATGCGCCTGACCGCAATGATTCAGGACGGCGAACTGCAGCTGATGAGTGAGTCCGAGACGGTCACGATGATCCCGGTCTGGCGGGTGCGACCGGCGGAGAGTTGA